One part of the Paraburkholderia flagellata genome encodes these proteins:
- a CDS encoding polysaccharide deacetylase, with product MMEKNRYAMLTVDTEALPKRAPHDHVKRLMWGVHERGTAGIREMAEIGDEFGAKHVYFVDQCGAWSYLDETREVVRWLDSVGQDVQLHTHPEYLPDSFWAEHGLARRPQYMNQYTDDARAEFVIKHFGNLISEETRKPVLAHRAGSFRWNASTIRALEAAGVRASFNNSMCAVHANQAVFSEPTNLPYAWSNGVLEVPMTEKKILPKVGKDEWWARLTYPESPYFRFRPWWGKLLLDAFSGSPTFSIFLLHSWSLLYWDEKGYATYRDDQRVEGYRKLLRRLTKDYDVITTAEFLDLHARGKIKMGKTVDLARAEVKPQAKAAA from the coding sequence ATGATGGAAAAGAATCGCTACGCGATGTTGACGGTCGATACGGAGGCGCTGCCCAAACGCGCGCCGCACGATCACGTCAAGCGGCTGATGTGGGGCGTGCACGAGCGCGGAACGGCAGGGATCCGGGAAATGGCCGAAATCGGTGACGAGTTCGGCGCCAAGCACGTCTATTTCGTCGATCAATGTGGTGCGTGGTCCTATCTCGACGAAACGCGTGAGGTTGTTCGGTGGCTCGATTCTGTGGGCCAGGATGTGCAACTGCATACGCATCCAGAATATCTGCCCGATTCGTTCTGGGCCGAGCACGGGCTCGCGCGCAGGCCGCAGTACATGAATCAGTACACCGACGACGCACGGGCCGAATTCGTCATCAAGCATTTTGGCAACCTGATTTCCGAGGAGACGCGCAAGCCCGTCCTCGCGCATCGCGCCGGTTCGTTCCGCTGGAATGCGTCGACGATCCGCGCGCTCGAAGCCGCAGGCGTGCGTGCGTCGTTCAACAATTCAATGTGCGCCGTTCACGCGAATCAGGCCGTATTCAGTGAGCCGACGAATCTTCCATACGCGTGGTCGAACGGCGTGCTCGAAGTGCCGATGACGGAAAAGAAAATCCTGCCGAAAGTCGGTAAGGATGAATGGTGGGCGCGCCTCACGTATCCGGAATCGCCATATTTCCGTTTTCGCCCGTGGTGGGGCAAATTGCTCTTGGACGCGTTCAGCGGCAGCCCGACCTTTTCTATTTTCCTGCTGCATTCCTGGTCATTGCTGTACTGGGACGAAAAGGGCTATGCGACCTACCGCGACGACCAGCGCGTCGAGGGCTATCGCAAGCTGCTGCGTCGACTGACCAAGGACTATGACGTGATCACGACCGCGGAGTTTCTCGATCTGCACGCGCGGGGCAAGATCAAGATGGGGAAGACGGTGGATCTTGCGCGCGCTGAAGTCAAGCCGCAGGCGAAGGCGGCGGCATGA
- a CDS encoding LrgB family protein, whose protein sequence is MNSHLPITKLDAIWVYLAATPLLGLTVTLVAYLIAINIYARAKHNPLANPVLIAVALVVAALKITDTPYRTYFEGAQFVHFLLGPATVALALPLYRQWDKLKRGALPLLGGLVAGSLTAIVSAVGVAKLFGASHQTIASLAPKSVTTPIAMAVADKIGGIPSLTAVLVISTGVFGAVSARGILNVIRVREVEVRGFAIGVASHGIGTARAFQVSEEMGAFSGLGMGLNGVFTAFVVPILLPALARWL, encoded by the coding sequence GTGAACAGCCACCTGCCCATCACGAAACTCGATGCGATCTGGGTTTATCTTGCCGCGACGCCGCTGCTCGGCTTGACGGTGACGCTCGTCGCCTATCTCATTGCCATCAACATCTACGCGCGCGCCAAGCACAATCCACTCGCGAACCCGGTGCTCATCGCCGTGGCACTCGTCGTCGCGGCGCTCAAGATCACGGACACGCCATATCGCACATATTTCGAAGGCGCTCAGTTCGTGCACTTCCTGCTCGGACCCGCCACGGTCGCGCTCGCACTCCCGCTCTATCGTCAGTGGGACAAATTAAAGCGCGGCGCGCTGCCATTGCTCGGCGGGCTTGTTGCGGGCTCGCTCACGGCGATCGTGTCTGCAGTCGGCGTCGCGAAGCTATTCGGCGCTTCACATCAGACCATCGCGTCGCTCGCGCCGAAGTCGGTCACGACGCCTATCGCCATGGCCGTCGCCGACAAGATCGGTGGCATCCCTTCGCTCACGGCTGTGCTGGTGATATCGACGGGCGTGTTCGGCGCGGTGAGCGCGCGCGGGATTCTCAATGTGATTCGCGTGCGTGAGGTAGAGGTGCGTGGGTTTGCGATCGGCGTGGCGTCACATGGCATTGGCACCGCGCGTGCGTTTCAGGTAAGCGAGGAGATGGGTGCGTTCTCTGGTCTCGGAATGGGCCTGAACGGCGTATTTACGGCGTTCGTTGTACCGATCCTGTTGCCTGCCTTGGCGCGCTGGTTGTAG
- a CDS encoding glycosyltransferase gives MMNSAALPASGAREGALADVAVLMPAYNGQDDVARTLASFDEDATIYALVVDDGSAPPIVAPEVPGMCVEVLRMPKNGGIERALQAGVEALAARGFRYAARIDAGDLAAPQRLAKQRSRMEAEPALAALGTWTQVVNRAGEPLFMLRPSADARMLRRTRLLRSPLVHPSVMLRVDSVLAVGNYRVQYPAAEDLDLFLRLMERYECANLPELGLYYELNEGGISATKRRRQIVSTLRLQLRYLNVINWRDWAGVAKSLLHFVTPYRTLHKMKRALFASGAK, from the coding sequence ATGATGAATTCCGCCGCGCTCCCAGCGAGCGGCGCACGAGAGGGTGCGCTCGCTGACGTCGCCGTGCTCATGCCCGCGTACAACGGGCAGGACGACGTTGCGCGTACGCTCGCTTCGTTTGATGAGGACGCCACCATCTATGCGCTTGTGGTCGACGATGGCAGTGCGCCGCCCATCGTCGCGCCCGAGGTGCCGGGAATGTGTGTGGAAGTCTTGCGGATGCCGAAGAACGGTGGCATCGAGCGCGCCTTGCAGGCGGGCGTCGAGGCGCTCGCCGCGCGCGGTTTTCGCTATGCGGCGCGTATCGACGCGGGCGATCTTGCCGCCCCACAGCGCCTCGCGAAGCAGCGCTCGCGCATGGAAGCGGAGCCCGCGCTTGCGGCACTCGGCACGTGGACTCAGGTGGTAAATCGGGCGGGCGAGCCGCTTTTCATGCTGCGCCCGAGCGCCGACGCGCGTATGCTGCGCCGCACGCGCCTCTTGCGCTCGCCGCTCGTGCATCCGTCGGTGATGCTACGTGTGGACTCGGTGCTCGCGGTGGGCAACTATCGTGTGCAATATCCGGCCGCCGAAGACCTCGACCTATTCCTGCGACTGATGGAGCGCTACGAGTGCGCGAATCTGCCGGAACTCGGTCTGTACTACGAGTTGAACGAAGGCGGTATCAGCGCGACGAAGCGGCGGCGTCAGATCGTCTCCACGCTGCGCCTGCAACTGCGCTATCTGAACGTGATCAACTGGCGCGACTGGGCCGGCGTCGCGAAGAGCCTGCTGCACTTCGTGACGCCATATCGCACGCTGCACAAGATGAAGCGTGCGTTGTTCGCCAGCGGCGCGAAATGA
- a CDS encoding O-antigen ligase family protein, with protein sequence MPTAVTIDSRRTVPSDWLTAAFLLAFPSIAMLVQGASSAVSIGAAVISLAALCSRPAGAPYGYAPLERHGLAFCLALCGPVAAVALSTLSHGHPLFRTWDSPSRFLLAIPIFLALRRAPPRIFVWADLSFTLGAVSALALALFLPRDWGDGRIGSAFLNPIHFGDLALALGVLSAIALNWWRKDSALWRALKFAGLLAGLAASLLSGARGGWAAIPLVALLIVWELGRNKPFHWKVLMPVAVALLLGLAYGLSGTVRERVNGVSSDLAQYTQGHRDTSVGIRLQLYEAASTLIAEHPVLGLGGDGFRDKMTTMAKQGVLTPTAAAFGEGEVHNQLLAYMANYGIVGGLALLAIYVVPAVFFAAKLKSASRTTRRTALMGLSFVLMFFVFGLTVETFDLKSTVSFYATMLAVLAAITERTDVKSDSV encoded by the coding sequence ATGCCGACAGCAGTTACGATTGATTCCCGACGCACCGTGCCCAGCGACTGGCTGACCGCGGCTTTTCTGCTCGCCTTTCCCTCTATCGCCATGCTCGTGCAAGGCGCGTCGAGCGCCGTATCGATCGGCGCGGCCGTCATTTCGCTGGCGGCACTGTGCTCACGGCCCGCAGGCGCACCCTATGGGTATGCGCCGCTCGAGCGACACGGACTCGCGTTTTGCCTCGCACTCTGCGGCCCCGTTGCCGCCGTCGCGCTCAGTACGCTCTCACATGGGCATCCTTTGTTCCGGACCTGGGATTCGCCGTCGCGGTTCCTGCTTGCGATCCCGATCTTTCTCGCGCTGCGGCGCGCGCCGCCGCGAATCTTCGTCTGGGCGGACCTCTCCTTTACGCTGGGAGCCGTGTCCGCGCTCGCCCTCGCCCTTTTCCTGCCGCGCGATTGGGGCGACGGTCGCATCGGCAGTGCGTTCCTGAACCCGATCCATTTTGGCGATCTCGCGCTCGCACTCGGTGTACTGTCGGCGATTGCGCTCAACTGGTGGCGCAAGGATTCGGCGCTCTGGCGCGCGCTCAAGTTCGCGGGCCTGTTGGCAGGCCTCGCTGCATCGCTCTTGTCTGGCGCGCGCGGCGGCTGGGCGGCGATCCCGCTGGTTGCCTTGCTGATCGTGTGGGAGCTCGGCCGAAACAAACCATTCCACTGGAAGGTACTGATGCCGGTGGCTGTCGCGCTGCTGCTCGGACTCGCGTACGGACTCTCGGGGACAGTGCGCGAGCGCGTCAACGGTGTGTCATCCGACCTGGCGCAGTACACGCAAGGCCACCGCGACACGTCGGTCGGCATTCGTCTGCAGCTCTATGAGGCAGCTTCAACGCTAATCGCAGAACATCCGGTGCTGGGCCTCGGTGGCGACGGGTTTCGGGACAAGATGACCACGATGGCGAAGCAAGGTGTGCTCACCCCCACGGCGGCGGCGTTCGGCGAGGGCGAAGTGCACAACCAGCTGCTCGCCTACATGGCCAACTACGGCATTGTGGGCGGCCTCGCGCTGCTTGCGATCTACGTCGTGCCGGCGGTGTTTTTCGCGGCGAAGCTCAAATCCGCATCGAGGACGACGCGGCGCACGGCGCTCATGGGGCTGTCCTTTGTCCTGATGTTTTTCGTCTTCGGGCTGACCGTCGAGACCTTCGACCTGAAGAGCACGGTATCTTTCTACGCGACCATGCTGGCCGTTCTCGCGGCGATTACCGAGCGCACGGATGTCAAATCCGACTCTGTATAG
- a CDS encoding oligosaccharide flippase family protein, which yields MLSLKRFGRFGNPDVARAFANIVWLGLERVTQIAVAIVISGVLARYFGPDVFGKWQYANTLLLVLAPITWVCGSEILVPTIVNRPPEQLGTVLGSAFALRIGVSAAALLVTWAGIALGVTDPLVGAMLAGLAVTMLFREPFVGVINAWLQSMTYSKPQLLASMTTAVIKALLVYLLARAAFAPASFGWLWALESAAIGAALVLYFRHSHGGKLGWHVDRSLFRHFASAGTVFWLGLICMYLFLKLDRLMLERTISFADLGRYSAAQQLNENWITLALMLSQTIAPAFVYRVQQTAQLRRNLVRLLAMTAVLMVAGALVLDALAGFIIGRVFGPDYEGAIGIFRWAVWLSVPAGLEAIGNLVVLKYQAKFVLLAKWLLALAVAFAVNLVAIPRFGSYGALCGLAAGYLAAACVNLYYIRFKLVP from the coding sequence ATGCTGAGCCTCAAGCGCTTTGGCCGATTTGGCAATCCCGACGTCGCACGCGCGTTTGCAAACATCGTGTGGCTTGGCCTTGAGCGCGTCACGCAGATCGCGGTGGCCATCGTCATCAGCGGCGTCCTCGCGCGCTATTTCGGCCCTGACGTATTCGGCAAGTGGCAGTACGCCAACACGCTCCTGCTTGTGCTCGCGCCCATTACCTGGGTCTGCGGCTCCGAAATCCTCGTGCCCACCATCGTCAACCGGCCGCCGGAGCAACTCGGCACCGTGCTCGGAAGTGCGTTCGCGCTGCGCATCGGCGTGTCGGCGGCGGCGCTCCTCGTCACATGGGCCGGGATTGCGCTCGGCGTGACCGACCCGCTCGTCGGCGCCATGCTCGCCGGTCTCGCGGTGACGATGCTCTTTCGCGAGCCGTTCGTGGGCGTGATCAACGCCTGGCTGCAGAGCATGACGTACAGCAAGCCGCAGTTGCTCGCGAGCATGACGACGGCCGTGATCAAGGCGCTGCTCGTGTACCTGCTCGCGCGCGCGGCGTTCGCGCCCGCCAGCTTCGGCTGGCTCTGGGCGCTTGAATCGGCGGCGATTGGCGCGGCGCTCGTGCTTTACTTCCGGCACAGCCACGGCGGCAAGCTCGGCTGGCACGTCGACCGCTCGCTCTTCAGGCATTTCGCGAGCGCAGGCACGGTATTCTGGCTCGGCCTCATCTGCATGTACCTGTTCCTGAAGCTCGACCGCCTCATGCTCGAGCGCACGATCTCGTTCGCCGATCTCGGCCGCTACTCCGCCGCGCAGCAGCTCAACGAGAACTGGATCACGCTCGCGCTCATGCTCTCGCAAACCATCGCGCCCGCCTTCGTTTATCGCGTGCAGCAGACCGCGCAACTGCGGCGCAACCTCGTGCGCCTCTTAGCGATGACAGCCGTACTGATGGTGGCTGGTGCGCTCGTGCTCGACGCACTCGCGGGCTTCATCATCGGCCGCGTGTTCGGACCGGACTACGAAGGTGCAATCGGCATCTTCCGCTGGGCCGTGTGGCTTTCGGTACCGGCGGGGCTCGAAGCCATCGGCAACCTCGTCGTGCTCAAATATCAGGCGAAGTTCGTGCTGCTCGCGAAATGGCTGCTCGCGCTCGCCGTGGCGTTCGCCGTGAATCTCGTCGCGATCCCGCGATTCGGCTCGTACGGCGCGTTGTGCGGCCTCGCGGCCGGCTATCTCGCGGCCGCCTGCGTGAATCTCTATTACATCCGCTTCAAGCTAGTTCCATGA
- a CDS encoding GNAT family N-acetyltransferase gives MRQKHTIASLDLSFRPARSNDAAACASLVFASGEHEFEYFLGVPPEQCRAFLEYAFALSGGRFSWRRHEVAVDEADRIVAVLAAHDGRHILSDDPHIVWTLLRYFGPLRAVPMLLRGLILETELPKPKRAQTLVAHCATLTEARGTGVFSALFSHALGGAVAHQRGLETGTREIVLDVLVSNTRAAALYRRLGFVVLPRRKPRSRLLPAALESVRMRYQPQAAV, from the coding sequence ATGCGGCAGAAGCACACTATCGCCTCTCTCGACCTCTCGTTTCGCCCCGCACGCTCCAACGACGCGGCCGCATGCGCGTCACTCGTGTTCGCCTCGGGCGAGCACGAATTTGAGTATTTCCTTGGTGTGCCGCCCGAGCAATGCCGAGCGTTTCTGGAGTACGCGTTTGCGCTTTCGGGTGGCCGCTTTTCGTGGCGGCGCCACGAGGTCGCCGTCGATGAAGCGGATCGGATCGTTGCGGTACTCGCGGCCCACGACGGCCGCCACATTCTGAGCGACGACCCGCATATCGTCTGGACGCTGTTGCGCTATTTTGGCCCGCTGCGCGCGGTGCCAATGTTGCTGCGTGGCCTCATCCTCGAAACTGAACTGCCCAAACCAAAGCGTGCGCAGACGCTCGTTGCGCATTGCGCCACGCTTACGGAAGCGCGTGGCACCGGTGTCTTTTCCGCGCTGTTCTCGCATGCACTCGGCGGCGCCGTCGCACACCAGCGCGGCCTCGAAACAGGAACCCGGGAAATCGTACTCGACGTGCTTGTGAGCAACACGCGTGCCGCAGCCCTTTATCGTCGGTTGGGTTTTGTCGTGTTGCCGAGACGCAAGCCGCGTTCGCGGCTTCTGCCCGCGGCGCTCGAATCAGTGCGTATGCGCTACCAGCCACAGGCAGCAGTCTGA
- a CDS encoding glycosyltransferase family 4 protein, whose product MSGALEFLQTAITEPYLGLSRWLTVRALERKAKLRPRVGACNADGGGLLYVAASALPYHTSGYTTRTHEVIRAMASAGGRVHALTRPGYPFDRVDRLRDAAGEETQVGEVRYLHANGPANNRPVLFYAMQAARVVAQWAKRHRVSVIHAASNHVNALPALLAARQLGIPFQYEMRGLWELTRISRMPYYEGRQGFRQGLELEGLVARHADRVFVISEQLGRFARERWGIAEERMFLLPNCVEPERFASQALQEIEPNTIGYAGSLIAYEGLDTLIDAVAQLHARGAQPKVRIIGDGEARASLEAQVLRLGISEHIRFLGRMSPQNAQETLSRCALVCIPRKPFKVCEIVPPIKLVEAMAMGKPVIVPDLPVFRDEMGAQPAGWFFKAGDAADLASVIETALADRAGLAALGERAKEYATTQRCWRDFVIKALPKSVG is encoded by the coding sequence ATGAGCGGCGCACTCGAGTTTCTCCAGACGGCCATCACTGAGCCATATCTGGGCTTGAGCCGGTGGCTCACTGTGCGCGCTCTGGAGCGCAAGGCTAAGTTGCGCCCCCGCGTCGGTGCATGCAACGCGGATGGTGGGGGCCTGCTGTATGTCGCCGCGAGCGCGTTGCCGTACCACACGAGCGGATACACCACGCGCACGCATGAGGTCATTCGCGCGATGGCGTCGGCGGGTGGGCGCGTACATGCATTGACACGGCCGGGCTATCCCTTTGATCGCGTCGACCGTTTGCGCGACGCAGCGGGTGAGGAGACGCAGGTTGGAGAGGTGCGTTATCTGCATGCCAATGGGCCGGCCAACAATCGCCCGGTGCTGTTTTACGCCATGCAGGCGGCGCGCGTTGTTGCACAGTGGGCGAAGCGACATCGCGTGTCGGTCATTCATGCGGCGTCGAATCATGTCAACGCGCTGCCGGCACTCCTGGCCGCGCGGCAACTGGGCATTCCGTTTCAGTACGAAATGCGCGGCCTGTGGGAGCTGACTCGTATCTCGCGCATGCCCTACTACGAGGGGCGTCAAGGCTTCAGGCAAGGACTGGAACTGGAAGGTCTGGTTGCACGCCACGCGGACCGCGTCTTCGTGATCTCTGAGCAACTGGGCCGCTTCGCCCGTGAGCGCTGGGGCATTGCCGAAGAGCGTATGTTTCTGCTGCCCAATTGTGTGGAGCCCGAGCGGTTCGCGTCGCAAGCGCTGCAGGAAATCGAGCCGAACACCATCGGTTACGCGGGGTCGCTGATCGCCTACGAAGGGCTCGACACGCTGATCGACGCCGTGGCGCAACTGCATGCACGCGGCGCGCAGCCGAAGGTGAGGATCATCGGAGATGGCGAGGCACGTGCGTCGCTCGAAGCGCAAGTGCTGCGCCTCGGCATCTCGGAGCACATTCGCTTTTTGGGCCGTATGTCGCCGCAGAACGCACAGGAAACGCTGAGCCGTTGCGCGCTCGTGTGTATCCCGCGCAAACCGTTCAAGGTCTGCGAAATTGTGCCGCCTATCAAGCTCGTCGAGGCGATGGCGATGGGTAAGCCGGTCATCGTGCCGGACCTGCCGGTGTTTCGCGACGAAATGGGCGCGCAGCCCGCTGGCTGGTTTTTCAAGGCCGGAGACGCCGCGGATCTCGCGAGTGTTATCGAAACGGCATTGGCTGATCGCGCGGGGCTCGCTGCGCTCGGCGAACGAGCAAAAGAATACGCGACCACACAGCGTTGCTGGCGCGATTTTGTCATCAAGGCACTACCAAAAAGTGTGGGGTGA
- a CDS encoding CgeB family protein, with protein sequence MVGRVIRKLGSLVYDYPKVSEDAERTGRFGRLKIALVTDYFTADCLSAECRVRVMTPSNYRDVITNWKPDLVLAESAFHGVDGSWRYELAKQPKTLRLTKPKAIFRLVDFARQAGIPTVFWNKDDGPFFEAFIDVAKAFDYIFTTDEECLERYRRQVPAHVPVNTLIMPFQPAFHSFTGFNFTRNEVCFTGSYYRRILNERRRFLDMVFEICEHSEMPLNVFDRNHDRLSRHLEFRFPTTSQMRMHGKVPHRETANVYKSHTVSINVNSVTSSETMFSRRLLEIIACGGIAVTNPSRAVDRHFRDFCHVVNTYEETRDLFARLRHGPSREDLDRAEAGARYVRERHTWAHRLEEVCAVVKL encoded by the coding sequence ATGGTTGGTAGGGTCATTAGAAAACTGGGATCGCTGGTCTACGACTATCCAAAGGTTTCGGAAGATGCAGAGCGAACCGGGCGCTTCGGCCGCCTGAAAATCGCGCTCGTCACGGACTATTTCACGGCGGACTGTCTGTCTGCCGAATGTCGTGTGCGCGTCATGACGCCCTCGAATTACCGGGACGTCATCACTAACTGGAAGCCCGATCTCGTGCTCGCGGAGTCCGCGTTTCACGGCGTAGACGGCAGTTGGCGCTACGAACTGGCGAAGCAGCCGAAAACGCTGCGTCTCACGAAACCGAAGGCGATCTTCCGCCTGGTCGATTTCGCGAGGCAAGCCGGCATACCCACCGTGTTCTGGAACAAGGACGACGGTCCTTTCTTCGAAGCATTCATTGATGTGGCGAAGGCGTTCGATTACATCTTCACCACGGACGAAGAATGCCTTGAGCGCTATCGCCGGCAAGTACCCGCGCATGTGCCCGTGAATACGCTGATCATGCCGTTCCAGCCGGCATTTCATAGCTTCACGGGCTTCAATTTCACACGCAACGAGGTCTGCTTCACAGGTAGCTATTACCGTCGCATACTGAACGAGCGACGCCGCTTTCTAGACATGGTGTTCGAGATTTGCGAGCACAGCGAGATGCCACTCAATGTGTTCGATCGAAATCACGACCGGCTGTCGCGCCATCTCGAGTTCCGCTTTCCGACGACGAGCCAAATGCGGATGCACGGCAAGGTGCCGCACCGCGAAACGGCGAACGTCTACAAGTCGCATACCGTCTCGATCAACGTGAATTCGGTCACGAGTTCGGAGACGATGTTTTCACGTCGGTTGCTGGAAATCATCGCGTGCGGAGGCATTGCGGTGACGAACCCGAGTCGCGCCGTCGATCGCCACTTTCGCGATTTCTGCCACGTCGTGAATACCTATGAAGAAACGCGCGATCTCTTCGCGCGCTTGCGTCATGGACCTTCACGGGAAGATCTGGATCGGGCCGAAGCCGGGGCGAGGTACGTGCGAGAGCGCCACACCTGGGCGCACCGGTTGGAGGAAGTCTGCGCCGTCGTGAAGCTGTGA
- a CDS encoding glycosyltransferase yields MLALLSWFCQAVFFVVVVYFALYVFLELRVFLISRKVERRKLTELAHSVTDAVADRWPMVSVLLPVCNESEVVERLIDAACRLQYPAELLEILVLDDSSDGTTELARAKVAHYAAHGVDIRLLKRRDRKGYKAGNLVSGIQHSRGEFFAIFDADFVPPVTFLLKTIPCFKDPKLGFLQTGIGYENRDVSFLTRFQAMEMGHQQYVTVGLSEDGDMASLSGSSCVWRKVCVDALGGWNDSTVTEDVDLGYRAQFGDWKYAYLRDVVSMSVLPETISAYRIQRERWGRGLIHSGFKHAKEMLLQRMPLMKRMHAISVMFSSVLLASIYVLILLSLPLTYLVHFDSAGMRWGALAFFGLVALWGLENAFAARRGARFDSKPNVLKALWDTYRYIAMFLPMAWYYFVGGVRALLGVHGDFHRTPKGKDGYLAIAPRINSVLLAGEIFTFLYSAMAVWVAFQLGNYFLIPLDVTVCVGFGMVLYWSWQERQAHKRQ; encoded by the coding sequence ATGCTTGCGTTGCTGTCCTGGTTTTGTCAGGCCGTTTTTTTCGTCGTAGTCGTCTATTTTGCGCTGTACGTTTTCCTTGAATTGCGGGTTTTTCTGATCTCGCGAAAAGTGGAGCGGCGCAAATTGACCGAACTTGCGCATTCAGTGACGGATGCCGTGGCAGATCGCTGGCCAATGGTGAGCGTTCTGCTGCCTGTTTGCAACGAATCCGAAGTGGTGGAGCGACTGATCGATGCAGCTTGCCGCCTGCAATATCCGGCGGAACTGCTCGAGATTCTGGTGCTTGACGATTCGTCGGATGGCACCACCGAGCTCGCGCGTGCGAAAGTCGCGCACTACGCGGCACACGGTGTCGATATTCGCCTGCTCAAGCGGCGAGATCGCAAGGGCTATAAGGCCGGCAATCTTGTCAGCGGCATCCAACATTCGCGAGGCGAATTCTTCGCGATTTTCGATGCCGATTTCGTCCCACCGGTCACCTTTTTGCTGAAGACAATTCCGTGTTTCAAGGATCCCAAGCTTGGGTTCCTGCAAACGGGCATCGGCTACGAAAATCGCGATGTGTCATTCCTCACGCGCTTTCAGGCGATGGAGATGGGCCACCAGCAATACGTGACTGTTGGCTTGAGCGAGGACGGCGACATGGCATCGTTGAGCGGCAGTTCGTGCGTATGGCGCAAGGTCTGCGTGGATGCGCTGGGCGGCTGGAACGACTCGACGGTCACGGAAGATGTCGATCTCGGTTACCGGGCGCAGTTCGGCGACTGGAAATACGCCTATTTGCGTGACGTGGTATCGATGTCGGTGCTGCCCGAAACAATCAGTGCATATCGCATTCAGCGCGAGCGCTGGGGGCGCGGCCTGATTCACAGCGGATTCAAGCATGCAAAGGAGATGCTGTTGCAGCGAATGCCGTTGATGAAGCGCATGCATGCGATTTCCGTGATGTTTTCCTCGGTGCTGCTCGCCTCGATTTACGTGCTGATATTGCTGAGCCTACCGCTCACGTATCTTGTACATTTTGACAGCGCTGGTATGCGTTGGGGCGCACTCGCATTCTTCGGACTCGTAGCGCTCTGGGGTTTGGAGAACGCGTTCGCTGCACGCAGGGGTGCGCGATTCGATAGCAAGCCGAACGTCTTAAAAGCGCTGTGGGATACCTATCGGTATATCGCCATGTTCTTGCCGATGGCTTGGTACTACTTCGTTGGCGGTGTGCGCGCCCTGCTCGGTGTGCACGGGGATTTTCACCGTACGCCAAAGGGAAAGGATGGCTATCTCGCCATCGCCCCGCGCATCAATTCCGTGTTGCTGGCAGGCGAGATCTTCACGTTCCTCTATTCGGCGATGGCTGTTTGGGTGGCGTTTCAACTTGGGAATTACTTCCTCATACCACTGGACGTTACCGTGTGCGTGGGCTTTGGGATGGTGCTCTATTGGTCGTGGCAGGAGAGACAGGCGCATAAGCGGCAGTAG
- a CDS encoding CidA/LrgA family protein gives MLRSLAALLIFQCLGESVSYVFSLPVPGPVIGMLLLFAFALMRPAAAEAIEPTALELLRHLSLLFIPAGVGIMVSAQAVRGEALAVIASLIVSTTLGIAVTALVTRALLRRQRRNMAAGEGAS, from the coding sequence ATGCTTCGTTCCCTTGCCGCCCTCCTGATCTTCCAATGCCTCGGCGAGAGCGTGTCCTACGTCTTCTCGCTGCCCGTGCCCGGTCCCGTGATCGGCATGCTGCTCCTGTTCGCTTTCGCGCTGATGCGGCCCGCAGCCGCCGAGGCCATCGAGCCGACCGCGCTTGAATTGCTGCGCCATCTATCGCTGCTCTTCATTCCGGCGGGCGTGGGCATCATGGTGTCCGCGCAGGCGGTGCGTGGCGAGGCGCTCGCCGTGATCGCGAGCCTCATCGTGAGCACGACGCTTGGCATCGCCGTGACCGCGCTTGTCACACGCGCATTGCTGCGTCGCCAGCGACGTAACATGGCGGCCGGGGAGGGCGCATCGTGA